One genomic region from Streptomyces sp. NBC_00457 encodes:
- a CDS encoding ATP-binding protein, translated as MVVFVRLAGHVRPTTVHNLNVANQRTPPEVGISVREAEVLAALGEHLTNAEIGARLFISIRTVESHVSSLLRKLQVDDRRALAAVSANLLSDPEGAPAAVAALPSPLTPFVGRVAERAALSKALREHRLVTVVGPGGVGKTRLALSVAAEANDRFADGVWYVNLVPVVDPLVIAAAIADALGLGESAGRSATDNVLGWTAGRETLLVLDNCEHLLDGVVVLLERLLAGSPRLAVLATSRARLLVPFEWVFAVPGMSVEADDSGPGDAVELFVGRASAGGSLLTSDDNKRIAAVCRCLDGMALAIELAAARYASLGLDGLEAGLANRLRLLTGGPRIDDRHRSLRATLDWSYALLAQPDQAVLRRISVFAGPFTAGAAATVLAGWPPEPAGSMATILAGLADQSLLIAIAEPSGTRYRALETICEYGADRLEDAGESDQALSRHLNWCLDESADLQVTSRELAGSWRGAFDRVADELRGALAWAAGNTEYRPEGYRLAIGLAELAFTRGMPGESQRCYEQAAELAADDLLAAGALRCAAGAAESRHFGNDALRLRRAAADAAIRAGDRVGAAGDLARNAEFINRAPGLIETKPAAGEVEALIAEAWTLADSDLAAQARLLTAEACNGAIADPATLELIERALTLARRIDDPLIESAALDQLTAVQLGRGEVRAAAASAMRRTELLAPLQVTATTGLEFFDGFGMADHCAVAAGDLRAARRHAERLRDLPFYREEGHLATRRMLVVTALAGDWDETITLAERFREGWGRAGRPRAGNLRSAAYAAATVHGLRGDDDARAVWLDIIDALGTPGRSPSPLRYGEFFDALLLLHRGLPQQAVQVLHTPPGQLTDWYDSVWRTWYAAVWAEAAALSGHQDAAARIQRARLVTVGNPIATAIVDRAAVLASGDVGRDGLTAAAAALEGAGCRYQWARALVFLGGEQRARGESELARMGATAMAWPPQ; from the coding sequence CAACGCCGAGATCGGCGCTCGGTTGTTCATCTCTATCCGCACCGTTGAAAGTCATGTCTCCTCGTTGCTGCGCAAGCTACAGGTGGACGATCGCCGTGCCCTGGCTGCTGTATCGGCGAACCTGCTCTCTGATCCGGAGGGCGCGCCGGCCGCAGTCGCGGCGCTGCCCTCGCCGTTGACGCCGTTTGTCGGGCGGGTGGCCGAGCGGGCGGCGCTGAGCAAAGCGCTGCGCGAGCATCGGCTGGTCACGGTTGTGGGACCGGGCGGGGTCGGCAAGACCCGCCTGGCCCTGAGCGTCGCTGCTGAGGCGAACGATCGGTTCGCCGACGGCGTTTGGTACGTCAACCTGGTACCCGTAGTCGACCCATTGGTGATCGCGGCGGCGATTGCGGACGCGCTGGGCCTCGGGGAGAGTGCGGGCCGCTCAGCGACGGACAACGTCCTGGGCTGGACGGCCGGCCGGGAAACGCTGCTCGTGCTGGACAACTGCGAGCACCTGCTGGACGGCGTGGTGGTCCTGCTGGAACGGCTACTGGCCGGCAGCCCCCGGCTGGCGGTGCTCGCCACCAGCCGGGCCAGGTTGCTGGTGCCCTTCGAATGGGTGTTTGCGGTGCCCGGGATGTCCGTCGAAGCCGACGACAGCGGCCCCGGTGACGCGGTCGAGCTGTTTGTTGGGCGGGCCTCGGCCGGCGGGAGCCTGCTGACGTCCGACGACAACAAGCGCATCGCCGCCGTCTGCCGGTGCCTGGACGGCATGGCGCTGGCGATAGAACTGGCCGCTGCCCGGTACGCGTCGCTCGGACTTGATGGGCTCGAAGCCGGGTTGGCCAACCGGCTGCGGCTGCTGACCGGCGGACCACGGATCGATGACCGGCACCGTTCGTTGCGCGCGACGCTCGACTGGAGTTACGCGCTGCTGGCCCAACCCGATCAGGCGGTGCTGCGCCGGATCTCGGTTTTCGCCGGCCCGTTCACCGCCGGCGCTGCGGCGACGGTTCTGGCCGGTTGGCCGCCGGAGCCGGCCGGCTCCATGGCGACCATCCTGGCCGGGCTCGCCGACCAGAGCTTGCTGATCGCGATCGCGGAGCCGAGTGGAACTCGCTACCGCGCCTTGGAAACGATCTGTGAGTACGGCGCAGATCGGCTCGAAGACGCCGGCGAGTCGGACCAGGCACTCTCGCGCCACCTCAATTGGTGTCTGGATGAAAGCGCAGATCTCCAGGTCACCTCCCGCGAACTCGCCGGTTCCTGGAGAGGGGCGTTCGATCGGGTTGCCGACGAGTTGCGGGGTGCCCTGGCCTGGGCGGCCGGCAACACTGAATACCGTCCCGAGGGGTACCGGTTGGCGATCGGGTTGGCCGAGCTGGCCTTCACCCGGGGCATGCCCGGGGAGTCGCAGCGGTGCTACGAGCAGGCGGCCGAGCTCGCCGCGGACGACTTGCTGGCCGCCGGCGCCTTGCGCTGTGCGGCAGGTGCCGCCGAGTCTCGGCATTTCGGCAACGACGCGCTGCGGCTGCGCAGGGCTGCGGCCGACGCAGCGATACGAGCGGGTGATCGGGTTGGCGCGGCTGGTGACCTCGCCCGGAATGCCGAGTTCATCAACCGCGCCCCGGGGCTGATCGAGACCAAGCCCGCGGCCGGAGAGGTGGAGGCGCTGATCGCCGAGGCGTGGACGCTGGCCGACAGCGACCTGGCTGCGCAGGCGCGCCTGCTCACCGCCGAGGCGTGCAACGGCGCGATCGCCGATCCGGCCACCCTCGAGCTCATCGAGCGCGCGCTCACGCTGGCCCGCCGCATCGACGACCCACTGATCGAGAGCGCCGCGCTCGACCAGCTCACCGCGGTGCAGCTGGGCCGCGGCGAGGTCCGAGCCGCGGCGGCCAGCGCGATGCGGCGCACCGAGCTGCTGGCCCCGCTGCAGGTGACGGCCACGACCGGGTTGGAGTTCTTCGACGGGTTCGGCATGGCCGACCATTGCGCCGTCGCCGCCGGTGACCTACGAGCCGCGAGGAGACATGCCGAGCGCCTGCGGGACCTGCCGTTCTACCGTGAGGAGGGCCACTTGGCGACCAGGCGGATGCTCGTCGTCACGGCGCTCGCGGGCGACTGGGACGAGACGATCACGCTGGCGGAGCGTTTCCGCGAGGGGTGGGGCCGGGCCGGCCGGCCGCGTGCGGGCAATCTCAGGAGCGCCGCGTATGCGGCCGCGACGGTCCACGGACTGCGCGGGGACGACGACGCCCGTGCTGTGTGGCTGGACATCATCGATGCCCTCGGGACGCCGGGCCGCTCGCCGTCACCGCTTCGGTACGGCGAATTTTTCGACGCCTTGCTCCTGCTGCACCGCGGTCTGCCCCAGCAGGCGGTGCAGGTGTTGCACACGCCTCCGGGGCAGTTGACGGACTGGTACGACAGCGTGTGGCGTACCTGGTACGCCGCCGTGTGGGCCGAGGCAGCAGCCCTCAGCGGGCACCAGGACGCCGCCGCTCGCATACAGCGCGCGCGCCTGGTGACGGTGGGAAACCCGATCGCCACCGCCATCGTCGACCGAGCGGCGGTCTTGGCCTCAGGAGACGTCGGCCGCGACGGTTTGACCGCCGCGGCCGCTGCCCTGGAGGGTGCCGGCTGCCGCTACCAATGGGCCCGGGCGCTCGTCTTCCTCGGCGGGGAGCAACGAGCACGTGGCGAGTCCGAGCTGGCGAGGATGGGTGCGACGGCTATGGCCTGGCCTCCACAATGA
- a CDS encoding PASTA domain-containing protein, whose translation MEQPSNVAHHQMPGRMATWLRRRAGRWARSPKAGVLVVVALLATAFAVTPAHADDPGLNCALTATASITVAPSPVVFGQNAQVQWSATGVNCSSENALQISGPGFNPSTEIFPVAGGSRSVPIGFTGTATWDVTVLDLSSDTGFSRHLASLTASVTGVTFVPDLTGDTRAQARQALSNAGYMLGGVGSAVDCNNVQRVSSQNPTAGTPLVRGSSVSITIGTTPTPPKVCP comes from the coding sequence ATGGAACAACCATCGAATGTGGCACACCACCAGATGCCCGGGAGGATGGCCACCTGGCTGCGGAGGCGGGCAGGCCGGTGGGCGCGGTCGCCCAAGGCCGGGGTGCTGGTTGTGGTGGCGCTGCTGGCGACCGCCTTCGCCGTGACACCCGCGCACGCGGACGACCCGGGGCTGAACTGCGCGCTCACTGCGACCGCCTCGATCACGGTCGCGCCATCACCAGTGGTGTTCGGGCAGAACGCCCAAGTGCAGTGGAGCGCCACCGGCGTGAACTGCTCCTCCGAGAACGCGTTGCAGATCAGCGGACCGGGCTTCAACCCGTCGACGGAGATCTTCCCGGTCGCCGGCGGTTCGCGGTCGGTGCCCATCGGCTTCACCGGCACCGCCACCTGGGACGTGACCGTGCTCGACCTGTCGTCGGACACTGGTTTTTCCAGGCACCTGGCATCCCTCACGGCCTCGGTCACCGGCGTCACCTTCGTCCCGGACCTGACCGGCGACACCCGGGCTCAGGCCAGGCAGGCGCTGTCGAACGCGGGATACATGCTCGGCGGCGTGGGCAGTGCCGTCGACTGCAACAACGTACAAAGGGTGAGCAGTCAGAACCCCACCGCGGGTACCCCTCTGGTACGGGGGTCCTCGGTGTCGATCACGATCGGCACGACGCCCACGCCACCCAAAGTGTGCCCGTGA
- a CDS encoding fic family toxin-antitoxin system, toxin component: protein MILHVDESWILEVAERAGHHDPSVDDYGVPIAAVARHRGELLDTPVYDGAYARAAALVHTLGRCRWLERSNLTVACAVAVMYLEASNIPVNPTREQLTALAHELNNPRCTAGRITSFLRTWKP, encoded by the coding sequence GTGATCCTGCACGTCGACGAATCCTGGATCCTCGAAGTAGCGGAACGGGCCGGCCACCACGACCCCAGCGTCGACGACTACGGCGTCCCCATCGCTGCCGTCGCCCGCCACCGCGGCGAACTCCTCGACACCCCTGTCTACGACGGCGCCTACGCCCGCGCCGCCGCGCTGGTGCACACCCTGGGCCGCTGCCGCTGGCTGGAGCGCTCCAACCTCACCGTCGCCTGCGCCGTCGCCGTCATGTACCTCGAGGCCAGCAACATCCCCGTCAACCCCACCCGCGAACAACTCACTGCGCTCGCCCACGAGCTGAACAACCCGCGCTGCACCGCAGGCCGGATCACCTCCTTCCTGCGCACCTGGAAACCTTGA
- a CDS encoding peptidase inhibitor family I36 protein has translation MRVRTVSIAAVSAAVAAVFASAPSASAEPDPPGCPRGYFCAWQGPDRTGPMVVRTAGNWSGWAYYQSFFNNGYPSPGYDHVDIHYDWQGLQDKFCVHYNPGPGTYSGNVSPGVVITGVTWRGEC, from the coding sequence ATGCGCGTTCGTACTGTGAGCATCGCCGCCGTCTCCGCCGCCGTCGCGGCGGTCTTCGCTTCCGCGCCCAGCGCCTCGGCCGAACCGGACCCGCCGGGCTGCCCCCGGGGCTATTTCTGTGCCTGGCAGGGTCCGGACCGCACAGGCCCCATGGTGGTGCGGACCGCGGGGAACTGGAGCGGGTGGGCGTACTACCAGTCGTTCTTCAACAACGGCTACCCGTCCCCCGGTTACGACCACGTCGACATCCACTACGACTGGCAGGGGCTGCAGGACAAGTTCTGCGTCCACTACAACCCCGGCCCCGGCACGTACAGCGGCAATGTCTCCCCAGGCGTCGTGATCACGGGAGTCACGTGGCGCGGGGAGTGCTGA
- a CDS encoding DUF6355 family natural product biosynthesis protein, translating to MGKKVSSPLRIAAAVVSAVALAGTALTSTAQAAPAGDVSAMACGYYEAGGTAYYGHCGTNRIIIEIDLDWTTTERYQCVGPGETNLGSTDDIDFAHYVGDC from the coding sequence ATGGGTAAGAAAGTCAGCAGTCCGCTGCGCATCGCCGCGGCCGTCGTCAGCGCCGTTGCCCTCGCCGGCACGGCGCTCACCTCAACCGCCCAGGCCGCGCCCGCGGGAGACGTCTCCGCCATGGCATGCGGCTACTACGAGGCGGGGGGCACCGCCTACTACGGCCACTGCGGCACCAATCGCATCATCATCGAGATCGATCTGGACTGGACCACGACCGAACGCTACCAATGCGTCGGACCGGGTGAGACCAACCTCGGCAGTACCGACGACATCGACTTCGCCCACTACGTCGGGGACTGCTGA
- a CDS encoding LysR family transcriptional regulator, with translation MAPGRGARARLVGAAEPSVHQLRLFLTLGEELHFGRAAARVFISQSALSQQIRDLEKRLEVQLFRRTSRTVELTTAGEALIPEARKAVAGIDRLRRVAGAQSRQLSARLTVGTIGAEAAMPHTRAVLRILKERQPGMEIQVVTPNFVDHIDALFRQEVDVVFLRPPVPDGIETHHLASEPRVACLPADDPLAALPRVALEQLADRPVVRMPPRLPRVWRDFWAVDPRPDGSPVKYGPVVPDMEALLHTVAAGEAMCFLPAAARDFFPRPGVRYVDVAGLSPSASSLAWLAARRNAPTITAARYAARTYSQHPGH, from the coding sequence ATGGCGCCAGGCAGGGGGGCCAGAGCGAGGCTCGTGGGCGCCGCGGAACCCAGCGTTCACCAGTTACGGCTGTTTCTGACGCTGGGCGAGGAGCTGCACTTCGGCCGCGCCGCGGCGCGCGTGTTCATCTCCCAGTCCGCTCTCAGCCAGCAGATCCGCGACCTGGAGAAGCGGCTGGAGGTGCAACTCTTCCGCCGTACCAGTCGCACGGTCGAACTCACCACGGCCGGAGAGGCGCTGATTCCCGAAGCCCGGAAGGCCGTCGCGGGCATCGACCGGCTCCGCCGTGTCGCCGGTGCGCAGTCCCGTCAGCTCTCCGCCAGGCTCACCGTGGGAACCATCGGGGCCGAGGCCGCCATGCCGCACACGCGGGCCGTCCTGCGGATTCTGAAGGAACGGCAACCCGGGATGGAGATCCAGGTGGTCACTCCGAACTTCGTCGACCACATCGATGCACTCTTCCGTCAGGAAGTCGATGTGGTCTTCCTGCGCCCGCCCGTTCCGGACGGTATCGAGACCCATCACCTGGCCTCCGAACCACGGGTGGCCTGCCTGCCCGCCGACGACCCCCTGGCCGCCCTGCCGCGGGTCGCGCTGGAGCAGCTCGCCGACCGTCCCGTGGTCCGCATGCCACCGCGATTACCTCGGGTGTGGCGGGACTTCTGGGCGGTGGACCCACGCCCCGACGGCAGCCCCGTGAAGTACGGGCCGGTCGTCCCCGACATGGAAGCGCTGCTCCACACCGTGGCCGCCGGCGAGGCCATGTGCTTCCTCCCCGCCGCCGCCCGTGACTTCTTCCCCCGCCCCGGCGTCCGGTACGTGGACGTCGCCGGACTGTCCCCGTCCGCCTCGTCGTTGGCCTGGCTCGCCGCCCGCCGTAACGCGCCCACCATCACCGCCGCCCGGTACGCCGCCCGTACGTACTCCCAGCACCCTGGCCACTGA
- a CDS encoding VOC family protein — translation MAIQRMDNVGIVVEDMDAAIAFFVELGMELEGRAEVEGPVADQCTGLDGVRCDIAMVRTPDGHSRLELAKYRSPAVISAGPRNRPHNIAGTHRVMFAVDDLKDTVARLRPHGAELVGEIARFEDSYLLCYVRGPEGIIVGLAEQLR, via the coding sequence ATGGCGATTCAGCGGATGGACAACGTCGGCATCGTCGTCGAGGACATGGATGCCGCCATCGCGTTCTTCGTGGAACTCGGTATGGAGCTGGAGGGCAGGGCGGAGGTCGAGGGCCCAGTCGCCGACCAGTGCACCGGACTCGACGGCGTCCGCTGTGACATTGCGATGGTCCGGACCCCGGACGGTCACAGCCGACTCGAGCTGGCGAAGTACCGCAGCCCCGCGGTGATCAGCGCCGGGCCGCGCAACCGGCCGCACAACATTGCGGGCACGCACCGTGTCATGTTCGCCGTCGACGACCTCAAGGACACCGTTGCCCGCCTGCGCCCGCACGGCGCCGAACTCGTCGGCGAGATCGCCCGGTTCGAGGACAGCTATCTGCTCTGCTACGTCCGCGGCCCGGAGGGCATCATCGTCGGACTGGCCGAGCAACTGCGCTGA